tatttgattgagaaaatacataaatgatttctaagagcactctcattggattagctaaaattaaagtacatttttatgaatgtaagatgaatttaacttttagctattccattcacataagtctccacattagaatagctattttttcattatatgataataaaataataaaagataaatttgactttggctattcacattaaatctctacattggattatccatttattcatgagtaattaataatttcaaaaatattttaatatttttaattatgaaaatattttattttatcatattttactattcataatattataaattaatccatttctaattaaattatggattaaaaaaattatattttttcaattgtcatttaatgctataACCACAAACGTCtaattaaacttatctaaaattctatataaatgtcttaatttacaaaccaatccaatatttcctgtccaactatatttttttttttaccaaattttcttctaccatatagttttttttaccaAACTTTCTTCTATCTAATAATCATATGTACTAATTTTTTCATCCAACCatctttttttatcaaactTTCTTCTATCAAACAACCATATCTACTCTATTTTCcattcaacaatatttttttgccAAGCTTTCTTCTATCCAACAactatatgtactttattttccTTCCAACTATCTTCCCTTGCCAAATTTTCCTCCATTCAACAACAGTATCATCAACTAAAATCAGCACAACTATATTCGTTTGCATGAAAATTTTGTTGTAACTAATAGTCTTGGAGCAATCCTATAAATAGACCAACTCCTAGTACTTCCCACTCATCAACAAATCCTATTGAGGTTTCCAATCTTCCTTCTTCCAATCTTTCTACAACACACCACTCAATTTTCTATGGATCCCTTTTGGAGTgatgatcatattatatatgatgattATTCTGATCAAGAACTTCAAATGATGCAAGCAATGACACAACATCGAGATCGTAGGGCTACCCAAGGAGCATCTGCTTCCCATTGACGGCGTATGTTCATCAGACGTGATCCATTGGAAGGCCATCAACGCCTTTGGAATGATTACTTTGCTTAGCCACCAATATATCCGCCCAATATTTTTAGGAGAAGGTTCCGAATGAGTCGTGATCTATTTTTACGCATTCATTCTGCAGTAGAAGCTTATGATAATTATTTTGTCCAAAAAAGAGATGCCAGTGGAAGGCTTGGATTGTCTTCCCTTCAAAAAATGACTGTAGCAATTCGAATGCTCGCATATGGGGTAACAGCAGATTTAATGGACGAATATTTGAGGATCGGAGAAACCACCGCACgattgagtttgaaaaaatttgttaaGGCGATTGTTGCGATTTTTTCTGATGAGTACTTGAGGTCTCCAAATAGTAGTGACATAGTAAGGTTACTAGATGTTGGAGAAAAGCGTGGATTTCCAGGAATGTTGGATATCATTGATTGCATGCACTGGAAATGGAAAAATTGTCCCAGTGCTTGGAAAGGTATGTACTCTGGTCATGTACATGAACCAACAATTATTTTGGAAGCTGTTGCTTCTTACGATCTTTGGATATGGCATGCTTTTTTTGGTTTACCTGGGTCTCATAATGACATCAGCGTACTAGGCCGATCTTCTGTGTTTGCTCCCCTTGCCGAAGGTCGTGCTCCTCCATGCAATTACTCAATCACTGGTCATGATTATACAATGAGATATTATCTTGTTGATGGTATATATCCTTCATGGACAACATTAGTCAAAACAATTCCAGCACCTTAAGGaagaaataaacaattttttgcAGCCGCCCAAGAATCAGTAAGGACATATGTGAACGTGTATTTGGAGTACTTCAAGGTAGATTTGCTATTGTGCGTGGACCTGCTACCTACTTTGACCGAGAAGTACTAAAGGAaattatgtatgcatgcattatcCTGCACAATATGATCGTTGAAGATGAATGCCATCTATACCTTGGTGCAGACCAATTCGTTTACGAACAAATGGATGGTACTTCTCATGAACCAATTTCAAGAGATCATATACCTGAATTTATAGAGTTCATTCAACAACATCATCGTCTTAGAGATATATAAACTCATTCTCAGCTCCAAAATGACCTTATTGAGCATATCTGGAGTTTGCATGGCTAAAACTAAGCGTTCTACTTCAAGTGAAGGCTgctttgtggtttttttttttcctttagtcTAATCTCATTTGCtttgtatttctttttggtTATTTGTAAAACTTAAAAGTGCTATCGGAGTTTGCATGTTTtattagatgtatttatggtaTGTGCTTTATTATGTAGGTAGCAGATGAAGCTGCTTTATTATctgctttatttttaattttcaggtttgtagaaaagaaataatggtttttatttttatttttttttctttttaggtttGTAgagcttcttttgtttttttttttcttttcaagtttgtACAGCTTCATTTCAAGCAAAGTTATAAGATCTCTCTATCTGTAcaacttcaaatattaaatacagcttcatccacaaaatacacaaaatatagcTTTGTATTTCCACAAAATACATTCAGGTCTTAtccacaaaacacaaaatacatTCAGATCCTAACTACATTCCCACAAAATAAAGTCAAGTCTTATACAAATTCCCACAAAATAAATTCTGGTCTAATCCACAAAGCACAAAATACATTCAGATCTTAACTACATTCCCACAAAATAAACTCAAGTCTTATACACATTCCCACAAAATACATTCTGGTCTAATCCACAAAGCACAAAATACATTCAGATCTTAACTACATTcccacaaaataaattcaagtcTTATACACATTCgcacaaaataaattcaagtcTTATACACATTCCCACAAAATACATTCTGGTCTAATCTACAAAGCACAAAATACATTCAGATCTTAACTACATTCCCACAAAATAAAGTCAAGTCTTATACAAATTCCCACAAAATACATTCTGGTCAATCCACAAAGCACAAAATACATTCAGATCTCAACTACATTCCCACAAAATAATCTCAAGTCTTATACACATTCCCACAAAATACATTCTGGTCTAATCCACAAAGCACAAAATACATTCAGATCTTAACTACATTCCCACAAAATACAATCTGGTCTAAtccacaaaacacaaaatatattcaGATCTTAACTACATTcccacaaaataaattcaagtcTTATACACATTCCCACAAAATACATTCTGGTCTAATCCACAAAATACATTGGTAGGACTACCGTATTTTCACAAAATACATCTATGTCAATCATCCACAAAAGGAGCACAAAAGAGTCATCAACTATGTGGCTGCCTAGTCACATAGTGGCTGCCCAGTTACATATTTTCAGCATATGTGACTAGGCAGCCACTAAAATCACTACCTTGTTCTACATTTACAGCACTAAAAtcagcacaaaaaaaaaaaaaaaaaaaaagacaccaaCAACATGAGTTACTTTCCTCCAAAAGGTGTGGATGTAGATctattcttcatttcttcataAACTTCCTTTTGAAGTGTTTGAAAGTAGTCATGTTGCATTGCATTCATACCATCTAGATCTAATTTCTAATCTCTATATcaaccttcttcttcttaagTGCAAGTAATGACATCTGATTGCTCTCGGCCTTCGTGACCGCTTCTCTCCTCTCCACCATACACACGGTTCTATCCTCAGTCATGCGACTTAAAGCTTTATTAAAGTCagcatcttcatcttctctagacttcctctttctctccctctctttctcactcttCTTACCTAGCGGTCTCTCATCAATAATCTCGACGTTGTCATCGGGAGTGTCATTTCCTAGTGGGGTTGAGGCATTACTGGTTGGACGTCTCCCAAGTGGTTTCCTCCTCGTGTTCATCATCGACACATATTgttgccattttggttggtgtcttAATAGACACCAACAATGTTCCATGGTGAACTTTGCCTTCTCATTCTCCTTATACAATATTTTCGCATTCTCAAGCTTAAATGAGCCAAGTGATtatgttagaaaaaaattaatatccaGCACTAAAAAACCACAATGGAGAAACTAAATTATTATCTTGTCCTGCTCTATGGCACCACTAGGATGTAGTGACTCTATTTGGGCAACAATAGCACAAcatttatttgtgcatttttagaTACATTGCCATCGATTGGTCAATGAGCCATCAGAACGAAATTGGCagtttggttttttatattgattataaTATTGACCTATTCTCTCCCACATTTGAGTATGTTTTTGGTCAGTCCCGCTTATAGCATCAATAGTAATGTTTAGCTAAGCTGAAACGAGGAGGGTGTCCTCCTCCACAGTGAAAGATACACCTCTAAGAGTTTTTTTAGAGGGTGCCATTCTTTCACCTAAGCGTGAATGTGAAGTTTGGACCAGAACATTATCATCTATGCTATTGAACGGGGTGCTGCCTTCCTCGTGTCCACCACTTTGTAAGAGGATGGTGAAGAAATGATTCTCATCAAATGGTGCAGCCATCCTTCATTGCATTATAAGGATAACGAAAAACATGAGGATTTTATGGTTTACATGCACTGACAATTGGTAGTCAACaagttaatattctataatctATGAAACTAGCAGCTGCATGTGTAATCTATCAAACAGATTCTTCCATCCATTTACACTAAAATTAGCACAATGGatggtttttatgttttttttttctaacttagAGGTAGCATGCTATGCAATGCAATAGCAACCAAACAAGCAAGTTTACCGATTAGAAATACCAcaaacttcaaatttcaaagtaGAGAAACTATCGTAGTTGTAATTTATTCAAATGTaaacttgaaaaattaaattcttactATTCTATTACAAAAGGTCTTGTATAAATTCTGTTTTCATCCTCACAGATTTGTAGTCAACAAGGAAATATTCTATAATCTATGAAACTAGTAGCTGCATGTGTAATCTATTAAACAAATTCTTTCATCCATTTATACTAAAATCAGCACAATGGATggaagaatcttttttttttttttttttctaacctaGAGGTAGCATGCTATGCAATGCGATAACAACCAAACAAGCATGCAAGTTTACCTTAGTTGTATAAATGCTGTGCAATCCTCACGAAACAGAGAAGAGAAATATACACAAACAGCTTTGTAAAAAGCtttgctttttctttctatACACAAACAGAAACATAGTAGCGAATTTTTACACAAACAGATTTccataaattttgattttctcGCAATACACCAATAGAATAGTAATCCTCACGGAAATAGATTTACATGCAACCCCTCAATCATAAACAGAGACAGAATTCAAGATACACAAACAGGTAAACCCATCCACAATCAAAGATTAGGGTTTGGAGAAGAGGTATGCGAGGGACGGCGAGGTACGGAATAAAGTTAGGGATCATCAAGAGAATCGAATTTTATACATGGAAAGAGATTACCTTAGATTCGAAGAAGCAAATTggcgagagaaagaggggtttCAGTCGTTTCCGTCGAGAGTAGGAGTGCGGTGGAGCGGTGGTGCTATGCCATTGTTGCCGACGAGACGTGGcgtggtggtgcggtggtgaGTCTCTATGGTCGAAGATGAAAGACTCGAGATCTTGGTGCAAAGGGCGTCTGGGTTTTGCGAGGGAAAGAAGAAAACCGTGGGAAGGGAAAACATCGGgactaaataatataaaatagatttgatgaatgaatagtgtgtttcaaatttgaaaattattttagatattactaTAGCTATATTCCAATGtgatgtattttataatttaatagctaaattctcattggatttagcatttagctaatccaatgagaatgctctaagagcatcttcattggcttggccaaattcatcttcaaaacttAGCCAATattacacttttttacatttgtctattccatttaaattcaatctccgcattgaattagccatttactctctatataataataaaatattattaatttaatattttttatttaatttctttgtatcacattttataattctaccaatttaatattaatattaattatattataattaaattaaattaacattaaatattaatattaataataattatatgctaattaaattaatattaatatttatcacatttattaaatattcaattaatattaaatactaattttaataataattatattataattaacttaataattaatattctaattaatattaactaatttatttatttttatcacattttatatttaataataataaatcaaattaaatttcataattataaaaaatac
This window of the Juglans regia cultivar Chandler chromosome 12, Walnut 2.0, whole genome shotgun sequence genome carries:
- the LOC108980674 gene encoding uncharacterized protein LOC108980674 → MTVAIRMLAYGVTADLMDEYLRIGETTARLSLKKFVKAIVAIFSDEYLRSPNSSDIVRLLDVGEKRGFPGMLDIIDCMHWKWKNCPSAWKGMYSGHVHEPTIILEAVASYDLWIWHAFFGLPGSHNDISVLGRSSVFAPLAEGRAPPCNYSITGHDYTMRYYLVDGIYPSWTTLVKTIPAP